A single genomic interval of Shewanella halotolerans harbors:
- a CDS encoding arylesterase — MKLKWLLVPVILLLAISFWPSGGPSLAPLPGSARILAFGDSLTKGVGASPGMDYPAQLQAMSGREVINAGISGETTSQGRERFARVLDETPPDLIILLEGGNDFLRNGNAAQVEANLSAMLAQAQRRDIPVVLIGVPQKSIWLETAPLYGQLAAQYQPLFIEDFLTELLKLSEVKSDAIHLNDEGYRRLAEHLYQRLQQAGSL; from the coding sequence ATGAAACTAAAGTGGTTGCTTGTGCCCGTTATCTTACTCTTGGCCATCAGCTTCTGGCCAAGCGGCGGGCCCTCTCTTGCTCCCTTGCCGGGGAGTGCCAGGATCCTTGCCTTTGGCGATAGCCTGACTAAAGGCGTGGGAGCCAGCCCCGGCATGGATTATCCTGCGCAGCTGCAAGCTATGAGCGGACGCGAGGTGATCAACGCCGGCATCTCGGGAGAGACCACCTCCCAGGGCCGCGAGCGCTTCGCCCGAGTGCTGGATGAGACGCCGCCGGATCTCATTATCTTGCTTGAGGGGGGTAATGATTTTCTGCGTAATGGCAACGCGGCGCAGGTCGAGGCCAACCTCTCTGCTATGCTGGCACAGGCCCAGCGGCGCGATATTCCAGTGGTGTTGATTGGCGTACCTCAGAAGAGCATCTGGCTGGAAACGGCGCCCCTGTATGGACAGCTGGCCGCGCAATATCAGCCGCTATTTATTGAGGATTTTCTGACAGAACTGCTAAAATTATCAGAAGTAAAATCTGATGCGATTCACCTCAACGATGAAGGCTATCGTCGTCTCGCCGAGCACCTATACCAGCGTCTGCAACAGGCAGGTTCGCTATAG
- a CDS encoding HDOD domain-containing protein: protein MTDLEHQVFTQVRAIIANEEQVIGRRGILIPLKKAIIADGDIRNVIDIVSSDPALAAHLLWRSNSAANASVSSKNRSLKDALVRLGQVNIYRYAFTFYLKERLDELPQPYKKLVYGYWALTESIATDAVDSLHHMEGVNINPDEVQTLALFSVFGEIIALTAFAYLNAESEQSFPLSIIKSLIDNQKQTLTLEAFESLGLDEELREEFMIAHNLRQTRNPDSPGLVLRRVLSMRNQLLNPL from the coding sequence ATGACAGATCTTGAGCATCAGGTATTCACTCAAGTACGCGCAATTATTGCCAATGAAGAACAGGTTATCGGACGACGGGGGATTCTGATCCCGCTGAAGAAAGCCATTATTGCCGATGGCGATATCCGCAATGTGATCGATATAGTCTCTTCCGATCCCGCGTTGGCGGCGCATCTGCTATGGCGCAGCAACTCGGCGGCTAATGCCAGCGTGTCATCGAAGAACCGTTCATTGAAAGATGCTCTGGTGCGCCTGGGCCAGGTCAATATCTACCGTTATGCCTTCACCTTCTACCTCAAGGAGCGTCTCGACGAGTTGCCACAGCCCTACAAGAAGCTGGTATACGGCTACTGGGCACTGACCGAGAGCATCGCTACCGACGCCGTGGATAGCCTGCATCATATGGAAGGGGTGAACATCAATCCCGATGAGGTGCAGACCCTGGCGCTGTTTAGCGTATTTGGCGAGATCATCGCCCTGACGGCCTTTGCCTACCTGAATGCCGAGTCGGAGCAGTCGTTCCCGCTCTCTATCATCAAGTCGCTGATCGATAATCAGAAGCAGACGCTGACCCTTGAGGCGTTCGAGTCATTAGGCCTGGACGAGGAACTCAGAGAAGAGTTTATGATCGCCCATAACCTACGTCAGACTCGCAATCCTGACTCTCCGGGTCTGGTGCTGCGCAGAGTGCTATCCATGCGCAATCAGCTGCTCAACCCGCTCTAG
- a CDS encoding LysR family transcriptional regulator, translating to MIELRHLRTLVALKESGSLAGAAKKRFVTQSALSHQIKELETRINSAIFVRKSKPLSFTQEGARLLNLAEEILPKVIETEIDLKNGLGSEARDLFVGIECHSCFRWLMPVIEQFNASFPHTNLELSSRHLFDSLTALKQGQLDVVLTSDPIPDHDIAYQHLFDFEVKLLVAADHPLAELPYITAAQLRDQTLLTYPVPLDRLDIYRHFMEPAGVPVAKQIRCDLTAMLLQRIACKDGVAALPNWSINEAHGLSLKAVKLGSEGLRRPLFGAYRSNGSSARLAQQWLNLVTSEGLERQGH from the coding sequence ATGATAGAGCTTAGGCATTTACGTACATTGGTCGCCCTGAAAGAGAGCGGCAGTCTCGCGGGCGCAGCCAAGAAGCGCTTTGTCACCCAGTCGGCCTTATCCCACCAGATCAAGGAACTGGAGACCCGCATCAACTCGGCGATTTTCGTGCGTAAGAGTAAACCCCTCTCCTTTACCCAAGAGGGCGCGCGGCTGCTCAATCTGGCCGAAGAGATCTTGCCTAAGGTGATAGAAACCGAAATCGATCTGAAGAATGGCCTGGGAAGCGAGGCAAGAGATCTCTTTGTGGGTATCGAATGCCACAGCTGTTTTCGTTGGCTGATGCCGGTGATCGAGCAGTTTAATGCCAGCTTTCCTCACACCAACTTGGAGCTGTCGAGCCGCCACCTGTTCGACTCGCTGACCGCGCTCAAGCAGGGACAGCTGGATGTGGTGCTCACCTCAGACCCTATTCCCGACCATGATATTGCCTATCAGCACCTGTTCGATTTCGAGGTCAAACTCCTGGTCGCCGCGGATCATCCGCTGGCCGAGCTCCCCTATATCACGGCGGCGCAGCTTAGGGATCAGACCCTGCTCACCTACCCAGTGCCACTAGACAGGCTGGATATCTATCGCCACTTCATGGAGCCTGCAGGCGTGCCAGTTGCTAAACAGATCCGCTGCGATCTCACCGCCATGTTGCTGCAACGCATCGCCTGCAAAGATGGGGTTGCCGCCCTGCCCAACTGGTCGATCAACGAGGCCCATGGTCTGTCGCTCAAGGCGGTAAAATTGGGTTCAGAAGGGCTCAGACGCCCACTGTTTGGCGCCTATCGCAGCAACGGCAGCAGCGCACGCCTCGCACAGCAGTGGCTCAATCTGGTGACCTCTGAGGGGCTGGAGCGCCAGGGGCACTAA
- the metE gene encoding 5-methyltetrahydropteroyltriglutamate--homocysteine S-methyltransferase, which produces MQTLDIASLGFPRIGRQRELKFALEKYWRGEIDQSQLQSVASELRRTHWQWQQAAGVKQVPVGDFAFYDQVLTLSATINAIPARHRSGEQVDLDTLFRVARGRAPTGEASRAAQMKKYFNTNYHYIVPELTAGQRFEIAYEQLFDEVAEAKSLGHQPKPVLLGPVSYLYLAKCEGEPFDKLSLLPALVEAYQAILARFADQGVTWVQLDEPILALELDDDWLAAFEPAYRELSGQGVKLLLASYYGSVAHHHELIKELVVDGLHLDLVSDAEQLTLFGASLKPTQVLSLGVINGRNVWAADLDILAERLRGVVADLGERVWLAPSCSLLHVPVDLESETELAPELANQLSFAKQKLDELAALRTLLLTPQSEAAQAIVARCEARRQAREQAANPEVQARLKSLTPEDFNRPSGFGERRLKQQARFRLPLLPTTTIGSFPQTPAIRGLRSRWRKGELTEQAYVAQLEAVTRDSIARQLKLGIDVLVHGEAERNDMVEYFGEQLDGVGFTQFAWVQSYGSRCVKPPLIYGDVSRRQPMTLAWASFAQSLTDRPVKGMLTGPVTILHWSFAREDIGREQIANQLALAIRDEVADLQAAGIGIIQIDEPAFREGLPLKASDWQHYLDWAVAAFKLSAAGAEDETQIHTHMCYSEFNATIDAIAAMDADVITIETSRSHMELLNAFEDFEYPNEIGPGVYDIHSPNIPTVEQMVALIEKAATKIPVGQLWVNPDCGLKTRTWDEVEPALQNMVKATKELRRRLG; this is translated from the coding sequence ATGCAAACTCTAGATATCGCTTCATTAGGCTTTCCCCGCATCGGCCGTCAACGGGAACTCAAATTTGCCCTGGAAAAATATTGGCGTGGTGAGATAGACCAGTCGCAGCTGCAATCGGTCGCCAGTGAACTGCGCAGAACCCATTGGCAGTGGCAGCAGGCGGCGGGGGTGAAGCAAGTGCCGGTTGGGGACTTTGCCTTCTACGATCAGGTGCTCACCCTGAGCGCTACCATTAATGCCATCCCGGCGCGCCATCGCAGCGGCGAGCAGGTGGATCTCGATACCCTGTTTCGAGTGGCCCGTGGCCGCGCCCCCACGGGGGAGGCGAGCCGTGCCGCCCAGATGAAGAAATACTTCAACACCAACTATCACTACATAGTGCCCGAGCTCACGGCGGGTCAGCGCTTCGAAATAGCCTATGAGCAGCTGTTCGACGAGGTGGCCGAGGCTAAATCCCTAGGGCATCAGCCTAAGCCGGTATTGCTTGGCCCGGTCAGCTACCTCTATCTTGCCAAGTGCGAGGGCGAGCCCTTCGACAAGCTGAGCCTGCTGCCCGCGCTGGTCGAGGCCTACCAGGCCATTCTGGCGCGATTTGCCGACCAGGGCGTGACCTGGGTGCAGCTCGACGAGCCTATCTTGGCGCTGGAACTAGATGATGACTGGCTGGCGGCCTTCGAGCCGGCATACAGGGAACTCAGTGGCCAGGGGGTTAAGCTGCTGCTGGCCAGCTACTATGGTTCTGTGGCCCATCATCATGAGTTGATTAAGGAGCTCGTGGTCGATGGCCTGCATCTGGATCTGGTGAGCGATGCCGAACAGCTCACTTTGTTTGGCGCCAGCCTTAAGCCTACGCAGGTGCTCAGCCTTGGGGTGATCAACGGCCGTAACGTGTGGGCGGCGGATCTCGACATCTTGGCCGAGCGGCTGCGCGGTGTGGTGGCAGATCTTGGAGAGCGTGTCTGGCTGGCGCCTTCCTGTTCGCTCTTACACGTGCCCGTGGATCTGGAGAGCGAAACCGAGCTGGCGCCAGAGCTCGCCAATCAACTCAGCTTTGCCAAGCAGAAACTCGACGAGCTGGCCGCGCTGCGCACCTTGTTGCTTACCCCACAGAGCGAGGCAGCCCAGGCGATAGTGGCGCGCTGTGAGGCGAGACGTCAGGCCCGAGAGCAGGCGGCCAACCCTGAGGTGCAGGCGAGGCTCAAGTCCTTAACGCCTGAGGATTTCAATCGTCCTAGCGGTTTTGGCGAGCGCCGCCTAAAGCAACAGGCCCGTTTTCGTCTGCCGCTGTTGCCTACGACCACCATTGGCTCCTTCCCACAGACGCCGGCCATTCGCGGCCTGCGCAGTCGCTGGCGTAAGGGCGAGCTGACCGAGCAGGCTTATGTGGCGCAGCTCGAGGCGGTGACCCGCGACAGCATAGCGCGTCAGCTCAAGTTGGGGATCGACGTCCTGGTCCATGGCGAGGCCGAGCGCAACGACATGGTGGAGTATTTCGGCGAGCAGCTCGACGGGGTAGGCTTTACCCAGTTTGCCTGGGTGCAGAGCTACGGCTCACGCTGCGTCAAGCCGCCGCTCATCTATGGCGATGTCTCACGTCGTCAGCCGATGACGCTCGCCTGGGCAAGCTTCGCCCAGAGCCTGACCGACAGGCCAGTAAAGGGGATGTTGACCGGTCCGGTCACCATACTGCATTGGTCCTTCGCCCGGGAAGATATCGGCCGCGAGCAGATCGCCAATCAGCTTGCCCTGGCGATCCGTGACGAGGTGGCTGACCTGCAGGCGGCGGGTATCGGCATCATACAGATAGATGAACCGGCGTTTCGTGAAGGCCTGCCACTGAAAGCCAGTGACTGGCAGCATTACCTCGACTGGGCGGTGGCCGCCTTCAAGCTGAGCGCGGCGGGCGCCGAGGATGAGACCCAGATCCACACCCATATGTGCTACAGCGAGTTCAACGCTACCATAGATGCCATCGCCGCCATGGACGCCGATGTGATCACCATAGAGACCTCGCGCTCGCACATGGAGCTGCTCAATGCCTTCGAGGACTTCGAGTATCCCAACGAGATAGGCCCGGGTGTGTATGACATCCACAGCCCGAATATTCCGACTGTGGAGCAGATGGTGGCATTGATTGAGAAGGCGGCGACCAAGATCCCTGTGGGACAGCTGTGGGTGAACCCAGACTGTGGCCTCAAGACGCGCACCTGGGATGAGGTGGAGCCTGCGTTGCAAAACATGGTGAAGGCGACCAAGGAGCTAAGACGCCGCCTGGGTTAG
- a CDS encoding tetratricopeptide repeat protein: MQVVIFSIILALLFISLLLVYLNWRGKQPIEVTGGPDEVIFLANQLLHSGREAQALDYLERAAAMGMAHAAQFLGELYSLKDHHLYDLDKANHWFQQAGELDEQFAQIQRQMLKLKVHPSQEGGSHELEAMLKPGADKGNSQHQGELGRLYQESPQLDPDGSKALHYLELAAEAGNAEAQYHLAKVLLEPRHGKPDPIRARALLTAIADSEPLAKSQLAQMLLRGEGGPAEPREAERLMREEAEDNEFALIELAHLYQEGKHLPKDIDKAEECLRQAMAMENNSATYQLGELLLKHKRANKSHLEAIALLTPLAQQWMTDALFLLGQAHEEGLGTRRHLPTALAYYRLAATDPAPYHLERVETLSAKMGSYEKEQAESLYQAFLTEHPIEKSQQACIDLTHGLRLLHEDDRGRRHPREAISFLERAALAGENLAFEPLHKACAELSQRIDAAVWAQIALEDQFYFLPTGEMESSLASLKQGFSESEQALFEQRLQERQESLTGH; encoded by the coding sequence ATGCAAGTCGTTATTTTCTCGATAATCTTAGCCCTACTCTTTATCAGCCTGCTGCTGGTCTACCTAAACTGGCGCGGCAAACAGCCCATCGAAGTCACCGGCGGCCCGGATGAGGTCATTTTTCTCGCCAACCAACTGCTGCACAGCGGTCGGGAAGCCCAGGCCCTCGATTATCTGGAGCGCGCAGCCGCCATGGGGATGGCCCACGCGGCGCAGTTCCTGGGTGAACTCTACAGCCTCAAAGATCATCATCTGTATGATTTAGACAAGGCCAATCATTGGTTTCAACAAGCGGGCGAGCTGGATGAGCAATTTGCCCAGATTCAACGCCAGATGCTCAAGTTGAAGGTTCATCCAAGCCAAGAAGGCGGCAGTCACGAACTGGAAGCCATGCTGAAACCTGGCGCCGATAAGGGCAACAGCCAGCATCAAGGCGAACTGGGCAGACTCTATCAGGAGAGCCCACAGCTCGACCCCGACGGCAGCAAGGCGCTGCACTATCTGGAGCTTGCGGCCGAGGCGGGTAACGCTGAGGCGCAATACCATCTGGCCAAGGTGCTGCTGGAACCGCGCCATGGCAAGCCGGATCCCATCAGGGCCAGAGCCCTGCTCACGGCCATTGCCGACAGCGAACCACTGGCCAAGAGCCAACTGGCACAGATGCTGCTTAGGGGGGAAGGCGGCCCGGCCGAACCCCGTGAGGCCGAGCGCCTGATGCGCGAGGAAGCAGAGGACAACGAATTTGCCCTCATCGAGCTGGCGCACCTCTATCAGGAAGGTAAACATCTGCCTAAGGACATCGATAAGGCTGAGGAGTGCCTAAGACAGGCCATGGCCATGGAAAACAACAGTGCCACCTACCAGCTGGGGGAGCTACTGCTCAAACATAAACGCGCCAACAAAAGTCACCTTGAGGCGATCGCCCTGCTCACGCCATTGGCCCAGCAGTGGATGACAGACGCCCTCTTCCTTTTGGGTCAGGCTCACGAAGAGGGGCTTGGCACCCGTCGACATCTCCCCACGGCCCTAGCTTACTATCGTTTGGCGGCGACCGATCCCGCGCCCTATCATCTTGAGCGGGTCGAGACATTAAGTGCCAAGATGGGCAGCTATGAGAAGGAGCAAGCCGAGAGCCTGTATCAAGCATTTCTCACCGAGCACCCCATAGAGAAGTCTCAGCAGGCCTGCATAGATCTGACCCACGGCCTGCGCCTGCTTCATGAAGATGACAGAGGCCGACGTCATCCGAGAGAGGCCATTAGCTTCCTGGAGCGCGCCGCACTCGCCGGCGAAAATCTGGCATTTGAGCCGCTGCATAAGGCCTGCGCCGAGCTGAGCCAGAGGATCGATGCCGCCGTCTGGGCACAGATCGCCCTGGAAGATCAGTTCTATTTTCTGCCCACGGGTGAGATGGAGAGCAGCTTAGCCAGCCTCAAGCAAGGCTTTAGCGAGTCAGAGCAGGCGCTGTTTGAGCAGCGCTTACAAGAACGGCAAGAGTCACTCACAGGTCACTAG
- a CDS encoding glutamate synthase-related protein has product MVKPVVADNKPKKVELTKGKEYYFCVCGRSNSQPFCDGSHKGTGFSPKAFTAERSGEAYLCACKHTGNAPYCDGTHKQFSAEQVGKEGPGREAIAKDGNQAPKAVATKEEPGVELIHQLARDGLKTLGHHGPMVAMGVPRYQLPSWDEIQIMTAQMANKPLFEDEAIDTELIIGPEARKPLRLKIPLLVSDMSFGALSEEAKVALAKGAELAGTGICSGEGGMLPEEQAANSRYFYELASAQFGYQEALMAKIQAFHFKGGQGAKTGTGGHLPGSKNQGKIAEIRGIPAGQDAISPPRFKELNSVADFKRFADRVRELSGGVPIGFKLSANHIERDIQFALDASADYIILDGRGGGTGAAPQIFRDHISVPTIPALARARRYLDQQGASGRVTLIITGGLRLPMDFVKAMALGADGVALANSAMQAIGCVAARICNTNNCPAGIATQNADLRQRLNIDKSAQQLANFLLASSELMQVMARACGHHSLQDFTLDDLATWHSEMARLSGISYAGVTPI; this is encoded by the coding sequence ATGGTAAAACCCGTCGTCGCCGATAACAAACCCAAAAAAGTCGAGCTAACCAAAGGAAAGGAATACTATTTCTGTGTCTGCGGCCGCTCAAACAGCCAGCCCTTCTGTGATGGTTCCCATAAGGGAACGGGATTTAGCCCCAAGGCCTTTACCGCCGAGCGAAGCGGTGAGGCCTACCTGTGCGCCTGTAAACACACGGGCAACGCTCCCTACTGCGATGGCACCCACAAACAGTTTAGCGCCGAACAGGTGGGCAAGGAGGGCCCGGGCCGCGAGGCGATCGCCAAAGATGGCAACCAGGCTCCCAAGGCGGTCGCCACCAAAGAGGAGCCCGGCGTCGAGTTGATCCATCAGCTCGCCAGAGATGGACTCAAGACACTCGGCCATCATGGCCCCATGGTCGCCATGGGGGTGCCCAGATATCAGCTGCCCAGCTGGGATGAGATTCAGATCATGACTGCCCAGATGGCCAACAAGCCCCTGTTCGAAGACGAGGCCATCGACACCGAGCTGATCATAGGCCCTGAGGCAAGAAAGCCCCTGAGGCTGAAGATCCCCCTGCTGGTGTCAGACATGAGCTTCGGCGCCCTATCGGAAGAGGCCAAGGTCGCCCTGGCCAAGGGGGCCGAACTTGCGGGTACCGGGATCTGCTCCGGCGAGGGCGGTATGTTGCCCGAGGAGCAGGCGGCCAACTCACGTTACTTCTACGAGCTGGCCAGCGCCCAGTTTGGCTATCAGGAAGCCTTGATGGCCAAGATACAGGCGTTTCACTTCAAGGGCGGCCAGGGCGCCAAGACAGGCACAGGCGGACATCTGCCGGGCAGCAAGAACCAGGGGAAAATAGCTGAGATCCGCGGTATTCCGGCGGGCCAAGATGCCATCTCGCCGCCCAGGTTCAAGGAGCTCAACTCTGTGGCCGACTTTAAACGCTTCGCCGATAGGGTACGTGAACTCAGCGGCGGCGTGCCTATCGGCTTTAAGCTCAGCGCCAACCATATCGAACGGGACATTCAGTTTGCACTCGATGCCAGCGCCGACTACATCATACTCGACGGCCGTGGTGGCGGCACAGGCGCCGCGCCGCAGATCTTTCGCGACCACATCAGTGTGCCCACCATCCCCGCCCTGGCTCGCGCCCGCCGCTACCTGGATCAGCAGGGGGCCAGCGGCCGGGTGACGCTCATCATCACAGGCGGCCTGAGGCTACCCATGGACTTCGTCAAGGCGATGGCGCTAGGTGCCGACGGCGTTGCCCTGGCCAACAGTGCCATGCAGGCGATCGGCTGCGTCGCCGCCCGCATCTGCAACACCAACAACTGCCCCGCCGGTATCGCCACTCAGAATGCCGACCTACGCCAACGCCTCAATATCGACAAGTCGGCGCAGCAGCTGGCCAATTTTCTGTTGGCCTCCAGCGAGCTGATGCAGGTGATGGCCAGGGCCTGTGGCCATCACAGCCTGCAGGACTTTACCCTGGACGATCTCGCCACCTGGCACAGCGAGATGGCAAGGCTCTCCGGCATCTCCTACGCAGGCGTGACGCCAATTTAA
- a CDS encoding gluconate 2-dehydrogenase subunit 3 family protein, protein MSWAIKQTDLVSKREIKLARSKREANRQYAFESGLTRRDFLVRSGALGLLLAAKPELSFASDEGFSLTTRPKDFDVINRAVIESVQLHLFPDDGDGPSARELNAYRYLLWAMEDPDNRADEDRLFILQGAAWLEDWADTQTGRSFLVLSWDEQEALLKAIAKSRAGENWLSLLLYYLIEALMLDPLYGGNPDEIGWRWLEHQPGFPRPVPGKSYLDF, encoded by the coding sequence ATGTCATGGGCAATAAAACAGACAGATCTAGTGAGCAAACGGGAGATTAAGTTGGCGAGGAGTAAGCGCGAAGCAAATAGACAATATGCCTTCGAAAGCGGCCTGACCCGGCGCGACTTTCTTGTGCGCAGCGGCGCCCTGGGTCTGCTGCTGGCGGCGAAGCCTGAGTTGAGTTTTGCCAGTGACGAAGGTTTCTCTCTCACCACGCGCCCCAAAGATTTCGACGTGATCAACCGCGCCGTCATAGAGAGCGTGCAGCTGCACCTGTTTCCCGACGATGGTGATGGCCCTTCGGCCAGGGAGCTGAACGCCTATCGCTATCTGCTATGGGCCATGGAAGATCCTGACAATCGCGCCGATGAGGACAGGCTGTTCATCTTGCAGGGGGCGGCCTGGTTGGAAGATTGGGCCGATACCCAGACCGGACGTAGCTTCCTGGTGCTGAGCTGGGATGAGCAGGAGGCACTGCTAAAAGCGATCGCCAAGAGCCGCGCAGGTGAAAACTGGCTCTCCCTGCTGCTCTATTATCTGATTGAGGCATTGATGTTAGATCCACTCTACGGCGGTAATCCGGATGAGATTGGCTGGCGTTGGCTCGAACATCAGCCAGGCTTTCCACGGCCCGTGCCGGGTAAGAGCTATCTGGATTTTTAA
- a CDS encoding GMC family oxidoreductase produces MGLAAKSEAQAPQQFEVCIVGSGAGAGPIAYELAKAGIAVAVLEKGDWYTEQDFVKDEQLPRHRVFRSQFDEERHVLELPDGEGGWRRETTAQFWGGNIVGGASNFMSGYFHRLKPSDFRLASTFGSIPGANTVDWPISYEELEPYYTKVEQIVGVSGRVVKHPQLEPRSTPDFPFPPTAEHSIAARFDKACQTLKLHPLPMARAILSRPFKQRLSCEYSGYCGSYGCHSGAKGSSRAALLNDAVASGNCRIITRAKVYRLNTDAQGRVSSADYFDASGQSRRVVAKIFVVACYAIESARLLLASPGEKHPKGIGNRFDQLGKNLHCCAGGTGHGVFKLDKLPKDTANGLKQRGPFFNRALQDWYVIDDKTAFDKPVKGGTLDFVFDPPSPTSEANALKWQEGNLLWGTPLKQKLKAHFTQSRDFKFEVFCDWLTNDDCFVTLDDEEQDKWGQPVARVRAGFHPHDLKVAQYLVDRGVEVMKAMGADEVWGNVFSDPTANLVAGGCRFGTDPKTSVLNSDCRVHDCDNLYVADGAFMPNGGSVTPTLTIYANAFRVADKLLARLKPI; encoded by the coding sequence ATGGGATTAGCAGCTAAGAGTGAGGCGCAGGCGCCGCAACAGTTTGAGGTGTGTATCGTCGGCAGCGGTGCGGGCGCCGGCCCAATTGCCTATGAGCTGGCCAAGGCGGGGATTGCCGTCGCCGTGCTTGAGAAGGGCGACTGGTATACCGAGCAGGATTTCGTCAAAGATGAGCAGTTGCCGCGCCATAGGGTATTTCGCTCTCAGTTCGATGAGGAGCGCCATGTGCTCGAGCTTCCCGACGGCGAGGGCGGCTGGCGCAGGGAGACCACGGCGCAGTTTTGGGGCGGCAATATCGTCGGTGGCGCCTCCAATTTCATGAGTGGCTATTTTCATCGTTTGAAACCGAGCGACTTTCGCCTTGCCTCCACTTTCGGCTCGATCCCCGGCGCCAACACGGTGGACTGGCCCATCAGTTATGAGGAGCTCGAGCCTTATTATACCAAGGTGGAGCAGATTGTCGGCGTCAGCGGTCGGGTGGTGAAGCATCCACAGTTAGAGCCGAGATCGACCCCAGATTTTCCCTTTCCGCCAACGGCAGAGCACTCAATAGCGGCGCGTTTCGATAAGGCCTGTCAGACACTTAAGCTGCATCCTCTGCCCATGGCGCGGGCGATTCTGTCTCGCCCCTTCAAGCAGCGTCTGAGCTGCGAGTATTCCGGCTACTGCGGCAGCTATGGGTGCCACTCTGGCGCCAAGGGCAGTTCGCGGGCAGCGCTGCTAAACGATGCGGTGGCCAGCGGAAATTGTCGCATCATCACCCGGGCCAAGGTGTATCGCCTCAATACCGATGCCCAAGGAAGAGTGAGCTCTGCCGACTATTTCGATGCCAGTGGCCAAAGTCGGCGCGTTGTGGCCAAGATCTTCGTGGTTGCCTGCTACGCCATAGAGAGTGCCCGCCTGTTGCTGGCCAGCCCAGGGGAGAAACATCCCAAGGGGATAGGCAATCGCTTCGATCAGCTGGGTAAGAACCTGCACTGCTGCGCCGGCGGCACGGGCCATGGGGTGTTTAAGCTCGATAAGCTGCCTAAGGATACGGCTAATGGGCTCAAGCAGCGTGGGCCCTTCTTTAACCGTGCCCTGCAGGACTGGTATGTTATCGACGATAAGACGGCGTTCGATAAGCCGGTGAAGGGGGGCACCTTAGACTTCGTGTTTGACCCGCCATCACCCACCAGTGAGGCGAACGCGCTCAAGTGGCAGGAAGGCAACCTGCTTTGGGGGACGCCGCTCAAGCAGAAACTTAAGGCGCATTTTACCCAGTCGCGGGACTTTAAGTTTGAGGTGTTCTGTGACTGGCTGACCAATGATGACTGCTTTGTTACTCTGGACGATGAGGAGCAAGACAAATGGGGTCAGCCGGTGGCCAGGGTGCGCGCCGGTTTTCATCCCCACGATCTTAAGGTGGCTCAGTATCTGGTCGACCGGGGCGTAGAGGTGATGAAGGCGATGGGCGCCGACGAGGTGTGGGGCAATGTGTTTAGCGACCCGACGGCCAACCTGGTGGCCGGTGGCTGCCGGTTCGGTACGGATCCAAAGACCTCGGTGCTGAACTCAGATTGTCGGGTCCACGATTGTGACAACCTGTATGTGGCCGACGGCGCCTTTATGCCGAACGGCGGCAGCGTTACCCCGACATTGACCATCTATGCCAACGCTTTTCGGGTGGCCGATAAGCTGCTGGCGCGGTTGAAACCGATCTAG
- a CDS encoding dodecin has product MSHTYKIIELVGSSPISSDEAIKNAIASASQSLHHLRWFQVVETRGHLEAGLIAHWQVTVKVGFTLD; this is encoded by the coding sequence ATGAGTCATACCTACAAGATCATCGAACTCGTTGGTTCCTCGCCCATTAGTTCGGACGAGGCGATTAAGAATGCCATCGCATCGGCCAGTCAGTCGCTGCATCATCTGAGGTGGTTTCAGGTGGTTGAGACCCGGGGGCACCTGGAGGCTGGGCTGATCGCCCATTGGCAGGTGACGGTCAAGGTGGGCTTTACCTTAGACTAG